The Paramisgurnus dabryanus chromosome 3, PD_genome_1.1, whole genome shotgun sequence genome includes a window with the following:
- the LOC135733714 gene encoding cell adhesion molecule CEACAM5-like, which translates to IDGRPQTSLSSSAVNLTVNGSKPKPKLTSGTEGSVLTGNTVNLKCHIDHWSTGWKFYWYKHTQNTEMRTTETNSYTIHSVKVSDGGQYWCRAGRGKPDYYTDHSDVLWINVKESPKPVVSVDPDKQLFRGETVTLRCDIQDTGDTEWTYSWTVEPYNQYRQFYCDRQECKISNTQYYHSGKYTCRGKISEQNTKMSDAVTLTVSSDKPQTVLRVSPQQWLTEGDSVTLMCEVRSSSTGWTFSWFTVQNFDYELVSDSIRGSNGNYTVSSVTVKHTGVYMCRAERGDPVYHTDYSNKQTLWITGVSSSVSLIIRPNRSQHFSSESLSLSCEDHSNSTGWTVKRYTDKLKNCSSSPNQSEPESTCTIRSLDTSDTGVYWCQSESGEKLHPVNISVHNVHIILDSPVHPVTEGDNLTLGCLYRLNLQTGFYKDGSVVQNHTKEDVMIIPTVSKSHEGFYYCKNSEKGESPKSWISVREARVKMSGLKISIFLLAVCPYLIATAVLVFKCYRLKVSHSSVEDQLQYAVKEDETSF; encoded by the exons GATCAAAACCAAAACCTAAACTCACATCAGGTACTGAAGGATCTGTACTGACAGGTAACACAGTGAATCTGAAGTGTCACATTGATCATTGGTCTACTGGATGGAAGTTTTACtggtacaaacacacacaaaacactgaGATGAGGACAACAGAAACAAACTCTTACACAATCCACAGTGTTAAAGTTTCAGACGGAGGTCAGTACTGGTGTAGAGCTGGAAGAGGAAAACCAGACTATTACACAGACCACAGTGATGTACTGTGGATAAATGTTAAAG AGAGCCCTAAACCTGTAGTGAGTGTTGATCCTGACAAACAGCTGTTCAGAGGAGAAACTGTTACTCTGAGATGTGACATACAGGATACAGGAGACACTGAGTGGACATACAGCTGGACTGTAGAGCCGTATAACCAGTATAGACAGTTCTACTGTGACAGACAAGAGTGTAAAATCAGCAACACTCAATACTATCACAGTGGTAAATACACCTGTAGAGGAAAGATAAGTGAACAAAACACTAAAATGAGTGATGCTGTTACACTGACTGTATCATCAG ATAAACCACAGACAGTTTTAAGGGTTTCTCCACAGCAGTGGTTGACTGAAGGAGATTCAGTGACTCTGATGTGTGAGGTTAGAAGTTCATCTACAGGCTGGACATTCAGCTGGTTCACTGTACAGA ATTTTGATTATGAGCTGGTGTCAGACAGCATTCGAGGATCTAATGGCAACTACACAGTGAGTTCAGTGACTGTGAAGCACACAGGAGtttatatgtgcagagcagagAGAGGAGATCCAGTCTATCACACAGACTACAGTAACAAACAAACGCTGTGGATCACTG GTGTTTCTTCTTCAGTCTCTCTGATCATCAGACCCAACAGATCTCAACACTTCTCATCtgaatctctctctctgagCTGTGAGGATCACAGTAACTCTACTGGATGGACAGTGAAAAGATACACAGATAAACTGAAAAATTGTTCATCTTCGCCCAATCAATCAGAACCAGAATCTACATGTACAATCAGATCTCTCGACACATCTGATACTGGAGTGTACTGGTGTCAGTCTGAATCTGGAGAGAAACTTCATCCTGTTAATATCTCAGTACACA ATGTTCATATTATTCTGGACAGTCCTGTTCATCCTGTGACTGAAGGAGATAATCTGACTCTTGGTTGTTTATATCGACTTAACCTCCAAACTGGATTTTATAAAGATGGATCAGTGGTGCAGAATCACACTAAAGAAGACGTGATGATCATCCCTACAGTCTCAAAGTCACATGAGGGTTTCTACTACTgtaaaaattcagagaaaggAGAGTCTCCAAAGAGCTGGATCTCAGTCAGAG AAGCTCGTGTGAAGATGTCTGGACTCAAGATTTCCATTTTTCTGCTGGCAGTTTGTCCATATCTGATAGCAACAGCCGTGCTGGTTTTCAAATGCTACAGATTGAAAG TTTCTCACTCATCTGTTGAAGATCAGTTGCAGTATGCAGTAAAAGAAGATGAAACATCATTCTGA